Proteins encoded together in one Desulfovibrio porci window:
- a CDS encoding Dabb family protein, whose amino-acid sequence MIRHIVWWTLQEEADGHTAAENARRIKEASAPLSGIPTVRSVEVSYQIQPTSTVPAQVVLQSVHDDMAGLKAYAEHPVHVEFGALVKAVSASRQALDYAV is encoded by the coding sequence ATGATCCGGCATATCGTCTGGTGGACGCTTCAGGAAGAGGCGGACGGGCATACGGCGGCGGAGAACGCCCGCCGCATCAAAGAGGCTTCGGCGCCGCTGAGCGGCATTCCCACGGTGCGCTCCGTGGAGGTTTCCTATCAGATTCAGCCCACCAGTACGGTTCCCGCGCAGGTGGTGCTGCAATCCGTGCATGACGACATGGCCGGGCTGAAGGCCTATGCCGAACATCCCGTGCATGTGGAATTCGGCGCGCTGGTCAAGGCTGTCAGCGCCTCCCGGCAGGCCCTGGATTACGCCGTATAA
- a CDS encoding Fur family transcriptional regulator, which produces MSKQNSASLADFLEFMSRKGLNTTSQRRVIAEAFFELPGHHTLEEFYQHILRRDPGIGQTTVYRTLKLLCDAGLAMEIHFSDGITRYEVARPNSHHDHIVCLSCGKIVEICDPRIEKLQHELAEKHGFSLNGHVHNLYGLCADCRKATSEGQPAR; this is translated from the coding sequence ATGTCCAAACAGAACAGCGCGTCCTTGGCGGACTTTCTGGAATTCATGAGCCGCAAAGGGCTGAACACCACGTCCCAGCGGCGCGTCATTGCGGAAGCTTTTTTTGAACTCCCCGGCCATCACACGCTGGAAGAGTTCTATCAGCATATCCTGCGACGCGATCCGGGCATCGGCCAGACCACGGTCTACCGTACCCTCAAGTTGCTCTGCGACGCCGGGCTGGCCATGGAAATCCATTTCAGCGACGGCATCACCCGCTATGAAGTGGCCCGGCCCAACAGCCACCATGATCACATCGTCTGCCTTTCCTGCGGCAAGATTGTGGAGATCTGCGATCCGCGCATTGAAAAACTGCAACACGAGTTGGCGGAAAAGCACGGTTTCAGCCTCAACGGCCATGTGCACAATCTTTACGGCCTGTGCGCCGACTGCCGTAAAGCGACGTCTGAGGGCCAACCGGCCAGATGA